The Collibacillus ludicampi region CGTACCATTTCGAGAATGCCTGCCACACCCGCTTTGTCATCCGCGCCAAGAATCGTCGTGCCATCTGAAGTAATACGATCCTCCAGAATTTGAGGACGGATTCCTTCCCCTGGTGTAACCGTATCCATATGGCAAGTAAAAAGGATCGTCGGTTTAGAAGGATCTCCTGGTAGACGGCAAATCAGGTTACCGGCATTTCCTCCGACCTTTTCCCCTGCACGGTCTTCATGAATCTCGATCCCATACGGTGTAAGTCTTTCGATCAAAGCATCCGCCATCTTTCTTTCCTGGCGGGAAAGAGAATCAATTTGTACCAATTGTACAAAGTCGTTGATCAAACGCTCCCGATTGATTGATATCGTCATCGTTAAACTCCTTCTCGACATTCTTTGTTACTTCAGCCTTTTTACGAATGCCTTGACGCATCTTTATAAACTGGCATCTCGCATTCCAACTGTCTGTGCTCGCTGTCAACCGACTAGAGCATTGCAAACGTTTGGTGACTATATTCCATGTTGCTTCTTTTCTCTGGGGACAGAATTCCACCTGATAACGCTTCGGTTCCCAAAACAGTTGTTCAGCTAACCAATCGCTTCCATCCGATTTCCTAGTATGCGTCATGATGTCCTCCACTATTTTCCCATAGTATTCCTCTGATGACAACGGGACTCGGCCATGTTTACCTACTGCCCAATCGTATTCTATAGCATGATTAGACTCCAAACGCTCTCTATGTTAAAAAAATTTAAAGGCTCATACCTTATTTTAACACGATCAAACAACTGGACAACTAGCAATTTTTAAACCTTACAAGCTGCCAACTATGAAGCATGGAAACTTATGTACATTTTTTCACTTAATCAAAAATAAAAAGACAAAACTCTTGCAATTACTTCGGATATCTTTCACCCTTTAGATATGTCGGATGAACTTAAAAAAACACTCCCTGAATGTCTGGGAGTAGTCATCATTTAAAACATCTTCTATTGAAAAATCTCCACAACGCCCTGAGGCGCACGCATACTATTTTGGATTGCTCTTATCTGTGCGTTTGTGAGTCTGCGGGCGACAAGCACGAATGAGGACATTTCATCGTTAAAGTTTATCGTTCTTAAGTCTGCAACGTTCTGACTTCCTCGAAACACACGGAAATCACCTTGATAGTTGATATCCTCGAACAGAACTAATGTCACTCGATTAGGGTTCATTCTGTTCTGGACACGGAAACTTGACAATAAATCGTTGAAATCCAAGGCTCGAGCGTCCCGTACGGCTACTTCCCCACCGCGGAATACGATACGCCGTCCCATGAAATTGATATTCTCAAACAATTCAAGCATCAGACCTCGTCCACGTCTCTGGCTGGCCTGCGTATTTGTTTGCACCATGTTCTTCACCTCCTGATAGTAGGAGATGAAAAATAGATTATAATTGAACCGGGCAAGCACCTTAGACGATTCGTTTGTTTTAAGAACGTTCGTTAAGCGAAAGATAGAGTCACAAAAAAAACCGGCGCTTGCCTAATAACAATGGGCTTTTACGAATTCCCAAAATGAGTACCTCCCTTTCCCATTTTTCATGGAGAAGGGAGGTACTGATTACAACGTTTACTCGATAAAATAGGGACGTTCACCTGTCTTTACATTCGAGAAGTTTTTTACAACGGTATATTACCATGTTTCTTCGGCGGTCTGGTCTCCCGTTTGTTGCGCAGCAATTCGAGGCCCTCAAGCAACTTCATTCTTGTCTCGCGCGGGTCGATCACATCGTCGACCATACCAGCCGCCGCTGCCACATAAGGATTCGAGAATTTTTCTTTGTACTCTGCGATCTTTTGCGCACGGGTTGCCGCCGGGTCATTACTTTCCGCAATCTCTTTCGCATAAATAATGTTGGCGGCACCTTCCGATCCCATGACGGCTACCTCACCGGTCGGCCATGCATAGACGAGATCAGCACCGATCGCCTTGGAGTTCATCGCGACATAGGCGCCGCCGAACGCTTTTCGCAAAATGACTGTAATTTTGGGAACGGTTGCTTCCGAGTATGCATAGAGGATTTTCGCCCCGTGACGGATGATTCCGCGGTGTTCCTGCAGAACTCCCGGGATAAATCCGGTAACGTCTTCAAACGTGATCAAAGGAATGTTAAATGCGTCACAGAAGCGGATAAAACGAGCGATTTTATCAGAAGAATCGATATCCAGGCCACCGGCCATAAATTTCGGCTGGTTCGCCACGATGCCAACAGGCTGCCCTGCCATACGTGCAAAACCGACAACCGCATTCTTCGCGAAGTTCGCGTGAATCTCCATGAAGTCTCCATGGTCAACGACTAAATGAATGACATCACGGACATCATACACTTTCGTTCCTTCCACTGGGACTACATGCATGAGTTCATCCCTGTAGTCATCTTCAAAATCGGATGTATAAGGAATTTGCGGCGGATCCTCAAGGTTATTCTGCGGCAAGAAGGAAAGGAGGCGACGTACATCATTCAGCACCTCCTCTTCACTTTTAGCGGTAAAATGAGCCACACCGGAAATACTCGATTGCGCACGGGCACCACCGAGATCTTCACTTGAGATTTTCTCCCCGGTCACCGTTTCAATCACTTTAGGACCTGTGATGAACATTTGCGAAGTTTTTTCCACCATGAAGATAAAATCTGTGATCGCGGGACTGTACACGGCACCTCCCGCGCAAGGCCCCATAATCACAGAAATCTGCGGAATAACACCCGAGTAAATCGAATTGCGGTAAAAGATGTGTCCATATCCGTCTAATGATGCCACACCTTCTTGGATGCGCGCACCGCCGGAGTCATTCAAGCCGATGATGGGCGCCCCCGTCTTCGCAGCGAGATCCATGATCCGCGCGATTTTCAATGCATGCATTTCGCCCAGGGCACCGCCAAACACGGTAAAATCTTGAGCGAACACATATACCGTGCGTCCGTTGATTTTGCCCCATCCCGTAACGACCCCTTCACCGGGTGCTTCTTCGGTAATGTGAGTGCCACGATGTTCGATGAACGTATTGATTTCGCGGAATGTCCCTTCGTCTAGCAGAATATCTAAACGCTCCCGTGCGGTTAATTTCCCTTTTTCATGTTGTTTCAT contains the following coding sequences:
- a CDS encoding acyl-CoA carboxylase subunit beta, whose translation is MQERRRKIELGGGDLRIMKQHEKGKLTARERLDILLDEGTFREINTFIEHRGTHITEEAPGEGVVTGWGKINGRTVYVFAQDFTVFGGALGEMHALKIARIMDLAAKTGAPIIGLNDSGGARIQEGVASLDGYGHIFYRNSIYSGVIPQISVIMGPCAGGAVYSPAITDFIFMVEKTSQMFITGPKVIETVTGEKISSEDLGGARAQSSISGVAHFTAKSEEEVLNDVRRLLSFLPQNNLEDPPQIPYTSDFEDDYRDELMHVVPVEGTKVYDVRDVIHLVVDHGDFMEIHANFAKNAVVGFARMAGQPVGIVANQPKFMAGGLDIDSSDKIARFIRFCDAFNIPLITFEDVTGFIPGVLQEHRGIIRHGAKILYAYSEATVPKITVILRKAFGGAYVAMNSKAIGADLVYAWPTGEVAVMGSEGAANIIYAKEIAESNDPAATRAQKIAEYKEKFSNPYVAAAAGMVDDVIDPRETRMKLLEGLELLRNKRETRPPKKHGNIPL